One stretch of Pseudoramibacter sp. DNA includes these proteins:
- a CDS encoding 2-aminoethylphosphonate--pyruvate transaminase, with protein MIDYKLLTPGPLTTSDTVKREMLVDHCTWDDDYKQITQMIRKKLLELAHVSRDAYTAVLMQGSGTFGVESVITSAVGPDDKMLICVNGAYGERQADICEHAGIAYELYRCPYDEMPNPGVIEHYLRSDETLTHVSMVHSETTSGILNDIASVAEVVRRYHKTFIVDAMSSFGGVDIEVGRLGIDFIVSSANKCIQGVPGFSFIICKKTALDACRGQARSLSLDLYDQWRVMDKDGKWRFTSPTHVVLAFAQALRELDDEGGIPARYKRYRGNNRLLISRMKAMGFKTYIDEKVQGPIITTFYCPDIPHFDFEAMYAYIKKRGYAIYPGKVTDADTFRIGNIGEIYPGDMVKVTDIIGEYLEELRKKG; from the coding sequence ATGATCGATTACAAATTATTGACCCCGGGGCCGCTGACCACCAGCGACACCGTCAAGCGGGAAATGCTTGTGGATCACTGCACCTGGGACGACGACTACAAACAGATCACCCAGATGATCCGCAAGAAGCTTTTGGAACTGGCCCACGTGAGCCGGGACGCCTACACCGCCGTGCTCATGCAGGGCAGCGGCACCTTCGGCGTCGAATCGGTGATTACCAGCGCCGTGGGGCCCGATGACAAGATGCTCATCTGCGTCAACGGCGCCTACGGCGAACGCCAGGCCGACATCTGCGAACACGCGGGCATCGCCTACGAACTATACCGCTGTCCCTACGACGAAATGCCGAACCCCGGCGTCATTGAACATTACCTGCGCTCAGACGAAACCCTGACCCACGTGTCCATGGTTCACAGCGAAACCACCAGCGGCATTTTAAACGACATCGCATCGGTGGCCGAAGTGGTACGCCGCTATCACAAGACCTTTATCGTCGACGCCATGTCCAGTTTCGGCGGCGTCGACATCGAAGTGGGCAGACTGGGTATCGACTTTATCGTGTCCTCGGCGAACAAATGCATCCAGGGCGTGCCGGGATTTTCCTTCATCATCTGTAAAAAGACGGCCCTGGACGCCTGCAGAGGCCAGGCCAGAAGCCTGTCTCTGGATCTGTACGACCAGTGGCGGGTCATGGATAAGGACGGCAAGTGGCGGTTCACGTCGCCGACTCACGTGGTTCTCGCCTTTGCCCAGGCCCTTCGGGAACTGGACGATGAAGGGGGCATCCCCGCGCGGTACAAGCGCTACCGGGGCAACAACCGCCTGCTCATCAGCCGCATGAAGGCCATGGGCTTTAAGACCTACATCGACGAAAAGGTGCAGGGGCCGATCATCACGACGTTCTACTGCCCGGACATTCCGCATTTTGATTTTGAAGCAATGTACGCCTACATCAAAAAGCGGGGCTACGCGATTTATCCGGGCAAGGTGACCGACGCCGATACCTTCCGCATCGGCAACATCGGTGAAATTTACCCCGGAGACATGGTGAAGGTGACGGACATCATCGGCGAATACTTGGAAGAATTGAGGAAAAAAGGATGA
- a CDS encoding extracellular solute-binding protein: MISKKFKRIFAGVLSAAMLATCGLAALPAKQVHAASKNSDKIVIYSNADDEAVTSIKKTLDENGYKGQYIFQTYGTNELGPKLIAEGKDIEADMVTMSSYYLDSAQKKNNMFVKLGFKREPLQKYPNYYAPFLANQGAILMNTKVMKEKNLPTPKSVADLAKPVYKGQLSVVDIKGSSTAWLMVQSLLDNYGTKKTKTILKGIYKNAGENLEQSGSGPIKKVRAGEVALGFGLRHQAVADKNNGLPVDYVDPTEGNYTLTESLAVVKHSDKKKVAKAKKMVQTIIQKGRPDLQKTYPMPIYKGEQEDANGSKNSKVYPKKLTVNLLKQHIKLSESCKTK, from the coding sequence ATGATTTCAAAAAAATTCAAACGGATTTTCGCGGGCGTTCTGTCCGCAGCCATGCTGGCCACCTGCGGCCTCGCCGCACTGCCGGCTAAACAGGTGCACGCCGCATCGAAGAACAGCGACAAAATCGTCATCTATTCCAACGCTGACGACGAAGCAGTGACCTCGATCAAGAAGACTTTGGACGAAAATGGCTACAAGGGCCAGTACATCTTCCAGACCTACGGCACCAACGAACTGGGGCCGAAGCTTATCGCCGAAGGCAAGGACATCGAAGCGGATATGGTGACCATGTCGTCTTATTATTTGGACAGTGCCCAGAAGAAGAACAACATGTTCGTCAAATTGGGCTTCAAACGGGAACCCCTGCAGAAGTATCCGAACTATTACGCGCCGTTTTTGGCCAACCAGGGCGCCATTCTCATGAACACCAAAGTCATGAAAGAAAAGAACCTGCCGACGCCGAAATCCGTCGCCGATCTGGCAAAGCCGGTCTACAAGGGTCAGCTGTCCGTGGTCGACATCAAAGGTTCTTCCACCGCCTGGCTCATGGTGCAGTCCCTGTTAGACAACTACGGCACGAAGAAAACCAAGACCATCCTCAAGGGCATTTACAAAAACGCCGGGGAAAATCTGGAACAGTCCGGTTCCGGTCCGATCAAGAAGGTGCGCGCCGGTGAAGTGGCCCTCGGCTTTGGCTTGAGACATCAGGCGGTCGCCGACAAGAATAACGGCCTGCCGGTGGACTACGTCGACCCGACCGAAGGCAACTACACCCTCACCGAATCCCTCGCCGTCGTCAAACATTCAGACAAGAAAAAGGTCGCCAAGGCGAAGAAAATGGTCCAGACCATTATTCAGAAAGGCCGTCCGGATCTCCAGAAGACCTATCCGATGCCGATTTACAAAGGCGAACAGGAAGACGCCAACGGCTCCAAAAACTCAAAAGTCTATCCGAAGAAGCTCACCGTCAATTTGCTGAAGCAACACATTAAACTGTCAGAAAGCTGCAAGACCAAATGA